TGCCGCCGCTGTGGGTGATCGTCAGTTGCGCGCTCGCGATGGCGGCCGGCACCTACACCGGCGGCTGGCGCATCATCCGCACCCTGGGCAAGGGCCTGGTCGAGATCAAGCCCCCACAGGGCATGGCCGCCGAGTCGGCCGCCGCCGCGGTCATCCTGCTGTCCAGCCACTTCGGCTACTCGCTGTCCACCACCCAGGTCGCCACCGGCTCGGTGCTGGGCAGCGGTGTCGGCAAGCCGGGCGCCCAGGTGCGCTGGGCGGTAGCCGGCCGGATGGTGTCGGCCTGGCTGGTGACGCTGCCGATGGCCGGCGGTGTCGGCGCCGGCGCGTACGGCATCGTGCACGGCATCGGCGGCTACCTGGGGATCTCCGTCGGCGTGGCGATGCTGATCACCGCGGTGCTGGCGATCTGGCTGCGCTCGCGGCGGGCGCGCATCGACCACCACAACGTCAACGCCGAGTGGGAAGGCAGCCTCACCGGCGGTCTCACCGACATCGACGCTCACGTGCCGGCCCCGGCGCAGAGCCCGCTGGTCGAGCAGGCGCTGCGGACGGCGTTCGAACCCGACCCCGAGGTGCCGCAGCTGACCATCGTCACCGGCGACCAACCCGCCGCGCGCGAAGTCGTCCGGTCATGACCGCGTGGTTCAACTACGCCGCGACCCTCAAAATCCTGGTGTTCGGGCTGCTGGTCGGCGGGGCATTGCCGGCGCTGTTCGCGGTCGGGGTGCGGGTCAACGCGGTCGGCAACAATGTCCCCGCGAGCACTGATGGCACCGTGAACGCGAAGCGCTCGGTGCTGATCGCGCTCAGCTGGGCGATCTTCCTGGCGGTGCTGGTCGTGGTCGTCATCGGGGTGCTGTTCATCGCCCGCGACTTCCTGGGCCATCACTTCGGCTGGTACCTGCTCGGGGCGAAGCCGAAGTAACCCGGTTCGACAACGCGGGCGTGCGGCTGCAAAACTTCTCCCGGTGACCTTGGAGCTGTTCTTGTTGATCACGGTCGTGATCACCGCCCTGGCCTTCGACTTCACCAACGGCTTCCACGACACCGGCAACGCCGTTGCCACCGGAATCGCCAGTGGTGCGCTCAAACCGAAAACCGCAGTGACGCTGTGCGCCACGCTGAATCTCGTCGGCGCCTTCCTGTCGACACAGGTGGCCGCGACGATCGCCAAGGACCTGGTGGTCACGCATCTGGTGACGCTGGAGGTCATGTTCGGCGGCCTGGTGGGCGGCATCGTGTGGAACCTGCTGACCTGGCTGCTCGGAATACCGTCGAGCTCCTCACACGCACTGATCGGCGGGGTGGTCGGGGCGATGATGGCCGCGGCCGGCGGGGCCGGTGTGCGCTGGGACGGTGTGGTGTCGAAGGTGTTGGTGCCCACCGTGATAGCGGTGCTGGCCGCCACCCTGGTCGCCACCGTCGGAACCCGGCTGGTCTACCGGCTGACCCGTGACGTCTCCCCGCGGCGCACCCGGCGGGAATTCCGTCGCGGCCAAGTCTTCTCGGCCGCTCTGATGTCGCTGGCCCACGGCACCAACGACGCCCAGAAGACGATGGGCGTCATCTTTCTGGCGCTGATCTCCTATGGTGCCGCCCGCAAGACCGACGTGATGCCGCCACTGTGGGTGATCGTGTGCTGTGCGCTGGCGATGGCCGCCGGCACCTACTTCGGCGGCTGGCGGGTGATCCGGACCCTGGGCAAGGGGCTGGTGGACATCGAGCCACCGCAGGGCATGGCGGCCGAATCGTCGTCGGCGGCCATCATTTTGCTGTCCAGCCATTTCGGCTACTCACTGTCGACCACGCAGGTGGTGACCGGGTCGGTGATGGGTTCGGGGCTGGGCAAACCCGGCGCCGACGTGCGCTGGACGGTGGCCCGCCGGATGGCGACCGCCTGGCTGATCACCCTCCCGATGGCCGGCGCCATCGGGGCGCTCACCTACCGACTGGTCCACACCATCGGCGGCTACCCGGGCACCATCGCCGGGCTGGTCGTGCTGGTGGGAGTGGCGACGCTGATCTGGCTGCAGTCCCGCAAAGTCCCGGTCGATCACACCAATGTGACCGCCGACTGGGGCAAGCACATGACCGACGGCCTTGAAGTTATTGCACCGCAGCCGGTTCCACCCTCCTCAGCGGGCGATGTCGGCGCCGAGGAGGTCGACGCATGAGCACGCTGAGCGCCTGGTTCAACTATGTGGCCACGGCCAAGATCCTGATCTTCGGCCTGTTGATCGGCACCGCGATGCCCGGACTGTTCGCGATCGGGGTGCGCCTGGGCGCGGCCGCGGACGGCCCCACCGTCCGCCGTCGGGAATTGAGTGTGCTGCGGTGGGCGGTGTTTGCGCTGTTGCTGGCGATAATGCTGGTCGGGGTGTTGTTCATCAGCCGCGACTTCATCGAGCACCGCATCGGTTGGCAGTGGGATGACTGGGACGTCTGGGACGACGTTTTCGGCGCCGAATAGACGTAATATCGATCCTGACATGGTGTCGGCGCCGGGAAGTTGACGCAGGATGAACAAATTTCTCACCTCGATCGTCGCCTGGCTGCGCGCCGGATATCCCGACGGCGTCCCGCAGACCGACTACGTCCCGCTGCTGGCGCTGCTGTCCCGCCGGCTGTCCAACGACGAGGTGAAGGCCGTCGCCGGGGAACTGATCGGTCGCGGCGAATTCGATCACGTCGACATCGGGGTGCTGATCGCCCGGCTCACCAACGAGCTGCCCGCCCAAGAGGATGTCGACCGGGTGCGGGAGCGGTTGGCCGCCAAAGGCTGGCTGCTGGACGACGCCCCCACCGGCGGAGGGACGCCATAGCCGGCCTGCGCGCACTGGTCGTCCCATCCGACGGTGCGGTGTCGACGCTGCTGCCCGCTCTGCGCGACGTCCTGGACGGCCGCGACGCCGCCCTGACCCCCGTTGCGCCCGACGGTGATCCATCGGTCCTTGAGGTGTTGCGGGTGGGTGAACCGGTCGATGACGACGTCGCGCTGGTGGTGACGACGTCGGGAACCACCGGGGCACCCAAGGGAGCTCTGCTGACCGGCGCGGCACTGCGGGCCAGCGCGGCCGCCACTCACGACCGCCTCGGCGGTCCGGGCCGTTGGCTGCTGGCGTTGCCGCCGCACCACATCGCCGGAATCCAGGTTGTGGTGCGCAGCCTGCTGGCCGGCACCACCCCGGTGCAGCTTGACGTGGCAACGGGTTTCGACATCGAACAGCTTCCGGCGGCCGTCGCCGAACTCGGGTCCGGGCGGCGTTACACCTCCTTGGTGGCCACCCAGCTCGCCAAGGCGCTGACCAGCCCCGCCGCGACGGCCGCGCTGGCCGAACTGGATACGGTGCTGCTGGGCGGTGGGCCTGCGCCGCAACCGGTCCTGGATGCGGCGGCGGGCGCAGGCGTGCGGGTGGTGCGCACCTACGGCATGAGCGAGACCGCCGGGGGCTGCGTCTACGACGGCGTGCCGCTGCCGCAAGTCCGCGTCCGGATCGGCCCGGACGGTCGGATCGCGATCGGCGGACCGACGCTGGCCCGGGGTTACCGCAATCGCGTCGAACCCGACCCATTCGCCGAGCCGGGATGGTTTCACACTAATGATGTTGGCGCCCTCGATGATTCCAAACATCTCAGTGTGCTGGGGCGCGCCGACGACGCAATCAGCACCGGCGGGCTGACCGTGTTACCCGGCCCGGTGGAGGCCGTGTTGTCGACGCACCCCGCGGTGGCCGACTGCGCGGTGTTTCCGATCGACGACGATCGGCTGGGGCAGCGGGTCGCGGCCGCGGTGGTGGTGGCCGGTCTCACCCCGCCGACGCTGGAGGGGTTGCGCGCCCATGTCGCCGCGTCCCTGGACCTCACGGCGGCCCCGCGCGAGTTGCACATCGTCGACGCGCTGCCCCGACGCGGGATCGGGAAGCTGGACCGAAAAGCTCTCATGCGTAGGTTTTCTCGCTGATTAGGCCATCGGCCGCGGAATCAGGTCCCGCCGTCGCCACTCGAGCCACCACTCGAGCCACCACTCGAGCCGCCACTGGACCCACCACTCGAATCGCCGCTGGAGCCACCACTGGACCCACCGCTGGAACCACCGCTCGAATCGCCACTGGACCCACCGCTGGAACCACCGCTCGAATCACCGCTGGAACCACTGCTGGACCCGCCGCTCGAATCGCCGCTGGAGCCACTGCTGGACCCACCACTGGACCCGCCCCCGGCATCACCGCCCGAGCCAGACGAGCTGGACCCGCCACCAGCGGAGCCACTGCTGTCCGACCCACCCGGGGCGCCTGAGCCGCCCGCACTGCCGGCCTCACCACTCCCGGACCCACCCGCGTCACTGCCCGATCCCCCGGTACCGGTCCCACCCGAGTCGGTACCGCCCGAGCTGGTACCGCCACCGGATGTTCCACCGGGATTACCGGAAGAGCCGCCCGACCCGCCGTCGTCGGAACCGCCCGCGCCACCACCGGATCCGCCGGGGTTACTGCTACCGCCGCCGGGGTTGGTGCCGGAGCCCCCGGCGCTCCCATCATCGCCACCGGTCCCGCTACCGCCGGAATGGCCGCCACCCGAATCGGTGTCGCCAGAACCGCTACCGCCCGAACCGCTGCCGCCCGAACCGCTGCCACCGGAACCGGTATCTCCACCGGGACTGCCGCTCCCGGTATGACCGCCACCGGACCCGACGCCTCCGCCACTACCACTACCACCACCGCTGCCGGAGCCAGAGCCGGAGCCGCCGAGCCCACCGCCGCCGCCGATGACGGGCCCGGTGATGATCGGGATCGGAATCGGGAACGGGATCACCGCCGGCGCCGGGGGTGCGACGGGCGGCACCGCCGGCGCCACGACCGGCGGCGGAGCCACCGCGGCCGGGAGTTCCGGTTTCACCGGGACCACAACGGGATTGGACACCGGAGCTTGGGGAGCGGGCCGTGGCAACGGCTTGGGCGCCGGTAAGGCGGGGATGAAGTTACCCGGCACCGGTTGGGGCTGCGGCGGCTGCGCCACCACCGGAGGCTGTGACGGGCTGGACGCGGCCGTCGGGCGGATACCGATCGTGACGGCCACCGCCAGCGCGGCGCAGCCGGCGACCAGGATGCCGCCGACCGTGCTGCCCACCAGAAGTGCGCGACCCACCGGTGGCGGCGCGGCGCCGAGCTCGTCGTCTTCGGCCGCCTCGGCTTCGTCGTAGGCGGCGTCGTAGTCGTAGTCATCCTCGGCGTACTCGACTGGCAGCAACTCGGAGTCGTCGTGGGTCATCGAGTACGCCAGCTGCTGTTCGGGCTCTGAACCGTGGGCCGGCGGTGCCGCCGCGGTGGCCGTTCCATCGGCCGCGTCCAAGTCAGGCAGCGCCGCCGCCATCGTCGGCTCGGCGGCGGTCGCCGCCGGTGCGGCCATCGTCGCCTCCCCGCCGGGAGACGGCAGCATCGTCGTCTCGCCGTCCTCGCCGGAAGCGTTGCGCGCCAACGCCACTGCCGAGCGCGCATCAGACTGCTCGGAGACGTTCTCGACGCCCGCCTCGTCGAGCGCCCGGCGAAGATCGGCCAGCAATTCCGAATCCGACCAGCACAGCCGGGTGGCAGCCAGCCGATGGCCTTCGTCGGCCAGCATCCGGTGCGTGCCGGTCACCGTCTCGGTCAGCGTCCCGACCGGATCCCGCGTCAGGTCAAGCATCGACTCATCGAGTACGGCATCGCCGTAGGCATCCGATTCGACGAGCGCCAGGCGGGCCAGTGCGCCGGTGACCGAGACGCCCAGCGCGACATCCATCTGCGCGCCTCCTTCCGCCACTTCGATTAGCCAGTCTAGCCGCGCGAACCCCGCAGCCGAGTGGCGTGGATCTTCGCTGTTCAGCGGTGTCCAGCCACCGCGCGGTTATGGTGAGCAGGTGATCGCCGAGTCGACCAGGCGCTGGAACATCGGCCGTGACGTCACCGCTGCGGTGCTGTTGTGCGCTGCGCTCGCACTGCCCTGGAACCTGTACTTCGGGGGCGGAATTCCCGGCAGCGACACCAGGTTGCTGGCCGTGCTGGCCGCGGCGACGGTGCTCGCGCTGGGGGCGGTCGCCGTGGCGTATGTCGGGCCCTGGGCAATATTGGGCGCGCACCCCAACCCGGCCTTCGCGGGACGGCTGCGCGGGCTGCTCAGTGCGCCGTACCTGTTGCTGGTGCTCGGTGTGGTGGTCGTCGACGTGCTGCAGACCATCCGCTTCGGCGGCAGCTCGCAGCCCCCCGGCGGCGCGGGTCCGGGCGCCTGGCTGGGCGTCACCGGAGCGTTGCTCGCCGGGCAACCGGTGCTTGCCGGGCCGGTCCGGTTCTGGAAGCGCGGGGTCCGCGTGCTGGGCTATGCCGCGATCGCCGGCGCAGCCTTGAGCGTGCTGTTCAACCTCTACTGGCGGGTGCGCTACGCCCTGCCCGACGCGACGGGCGGCTTCGCCGGGCAACATGTCGCGATCATCGTGACCGCGTTGGTGTACGGGGTGGTGGCCTGGGTCGCGGTGTTCACCGGTTCGCGCTGGATTCTGCGGCGCGACAGGGCGTCCCAGCTCAGCGTCGTCCTGCTGGGCGGCGCCACCCTGCTCGCCGGCGCACTGGTGTGGACGCTGCCGGTGGGCCGTGTCATCGACGGCTTTCACGGCATCGCGCAGAACACCTCCACGGCCGGGGTCGGGTTCGAGGGCTACCTGGTGTGGGTGGCCGCGGCGGCGATCTTCGCGGTGGCCGCGGTACGCGATGCGTCGGCGATGACCTGGCTGGGTGCGACGCGTAATACGTTGCTGCTCATCACCGTCTGGGGTCTGGGGTCGGCGTTGATGCGCATCAACGATCTCGCGGTCGCGGCCGGGCTGGATCTGCCGCGTTCGCCGTATGACAGCGCGGCGATGGCATCCTTCGACGTGCTGACCGCGGTGGTCGCGGTCTGGCTGCGGATCAACCTGGGCAACCGGTCGCTTCCGGCGGCCGCCCTCTGGTCGGTAGCCGCGATCTTGTTCGGGTTCACGATCGCGCGCCTGGTGGTGGGTGCCGGGCTGGCCCCGCGTCTGGCGGACTCGCAGCGGGCCGAGGCATTGGCCAACCCGGTCTACGGCAACGGACTCGCCCAGCAGATCACCAGCACGTTCGACGTGGTGCTGTGTGGGCTGGCGCTGTGCGCTCTGGCGGTCGCGATCATCGCCGGACGACTCGCACTGCCCACCGACGACCGCCCCAGACCCGGCGTCCCCGGCTCACCGCACATCTTCCGTTCGGAGGGCTCGACCCCGTCCTCACCCGCGGCTG
This is a stretch of genomic DNA from Mycolicibacter terrae. It encodes these proteins:
- the menE gene encoding o-succinylbenzoate--CoA ligase gives rise to the protein MSTLLPALRDVLDGRDAALTPVAPDGDPSVLEVLRVGEPVDDDVALVVTTSGTTGAPKGALLTGAALRASAAATHDRLGGPGRWLLALPPHHIAGIQVVVRSLLAGTTPVQLDVATGFDIEQLPAAVAELGSGRRYTSLVATQLAKALTSPAATAALAELDTVLLGGGPAPQPVLDAAAGAGVRVVRTYGMSETAGGCVYDGVPLPQVRVRIGPDGRIAIGGPTLARGYRNRVEPDPFAEPGWFHTNDVGALDDSKHLSVLGRADDAISTGGLTVLPGPVEAVLSTHPAVADCAVFPIDDDRLGQRVAAAVVVAGLTPPTLEGLRAHVAASLDLTAAPRELHIVDALPRRGIGKLDRKALMRRFSR
- a CDS encoding DUF3349 domain-containing protein, whose translation is MNKFLTSIVAWLRAGYPDGVPQTDYVPLLALLSRRLSNDEVKAVAGELIGRGEFDHVDIGVLIARLTNELPAQEDVDRVRERLAAKGWLLDDAPTGGGTP
- a CDS encoding inorganic phosphate transporter, with protein sequence MTLELFLLITVVITALAFDFTNGFHDTGNAVATGIASGALKPKTAVTLCATLNLVGAFLSTQVAATIAKDLVVTHLVTLEVMFGGLVGGIVWNLLTWLLGIPSSSSHALIGGVVGAMMAAAGGAGVRWDGVVSKVLVPTVIAVLAATLVATVGTRLVYRLTRDVSPRRTRREFRRGQVFSAALMSLAHGTNDAQKTMGVIFLALISYGAARKTDVMPPLWVIVCCALAMAAGTYFGGWRVIRTLGKGLVDIEPPQGMAAESSSAAIILLSSHFGYSLSTTQVVTGSVMGSGLGKPGADVRWTVARRMATAWLITLPMAGAIGALTYRLVHTIGGYPGTIAGLVVLVGVATLIWLQSRKVPVDHTNVTADWGKHMTDGLEVIAPQPVPPSSAGDVGAEEVDA
- a CDS encoding DUF7937 domain-containing protein, translated to MIAESTRRWNIGRDVTAAVLLCAALALPWNLYFGGGIPGSDTRLLAVLAAATVLALGAVAVAYVGPWAILGAHPNPAFAGRLRGLLSAPYLLLVLGVVVVDVLQTIRFGGSSQPPGGAGPGAWLGVTGALLAGQPVLAGPVRFWKRGVRVLGYAAIAGAALSVLFNLYWRVRYALPDATGGFAGQHVAIIVTALVYGVVAWVAVFTGSRWILRRDRASQLSVVLLGGATLLAGALVWTLPVGRVIDGFHGIAQNTSTAGVGFEGYLVWVAAAAIFAVAAVRDASAMTWLGATRNTLLLITVWGLGSALMRINDLAVAAGLDLPRSPYDSAAMASFDVLTAVVAVWLRINLGNRSLPAAALWSVAAILFGFTIARLVVGAGLAPRLADSQRAEALANPVYGNGLAQQITSTFDVVLCGLALCALAVAIIAGRLALPTDDRPRPGVPGSPHIFRSEGSTPSSPAAGPRIYRGADESAGGEALAQGSSNGS